CTAAATTATTTCGTATcgctacatttatttatgttttacacTAACTGTTGCTCGCgactgttgagccgttctcgagataacttttaaaaaacatccatccatccatctaaacttttgcatttataatattagtaaaattcatttagatttcaaaatatattaaaaaacatataataataattaacttatgtCATAGTTAAAATTACAGCTATTTTATAAAGGCACTGTTGTattgataagaaaaaaattatgcgaGTAATCGAGACCTATTCGTCAGCTTAACAAAATCAGAGAACAGAAAtatgtgatttaattaatattccataatttaacaattctaTTGGTCAATATCTATATTTGATTCCATTAAACCAGCtacttatttcaatattacgtAAATAAACACCTAGAAGCGAACTCATCATTGTTTTATCAGCAAATATGTTTgctcaaatatttaataataagtttgCAGTTACTATTAGGCCAAGGTCCAATACCGAACAATTTAACATACCTTAGGCAAaggtattttacaatataatatgcCAATCATTTTAATGACATCAGACATTATCGGAGTCAACCATCTCAAAGTATCGATGTTGTTTTGTCTTTGTCTTTGTGAAAatcttcaaattttaataaaaactttcttcATAGTCATTCATTTTATGCACTACATTAATTTTCGTCTTTCTCATTTTCCCGAACTTCTAAAGTATACTTAGACTAAGTCTGGTCAccagaattttaattttcaacggTAAAAGCTCTTTTTTCCTGATTGGCCAAAGTGTGATTGATGTTCGCAGATGTTTCTATATTCCTGTAGCCAAATCATGAgatgtcatttaatttatattatcccTCTGAGAGTTTGAGGCAAAGTCGGTCAACTATTgtacataacataatttattcgaAGCTAGAACGCAATGACATATGTAGgctatcttattaatattataaatgcgaatgtttagatgggtggatgtttgtttgaaggtatctccagaaggctcaacggatctcgatgaaatttggcttagatataaatcatagtctggaagaacacataggctatttaatatgtttttttttaattccgcacataCGGattcgcgagcgacagctagtaagtaaataatccTGAGATGATTTCATAAGACTAATGTATTCGCGTAAGTATACCGACAATCTGATaatatgcaattttaaatagtaacaCAAAATCGCATTGTATGTTAATATGAGAGCAGTCTTTATTTGTAATGTCCGtgagatatataaaaacaataacagcAATAGTAGCACATGGTCATTACTTTGTAACTAAATACAGACCTCAAATGTGGGAGGatgatattttgtaatgtggcatttgtttaaaatgtctttaaaCTGAAATTAGAAGgccgaaataataaaatatttagccAATACggttaaatatatctatatataatctTATAGACTCTTCTGGCCCTAAGAGAATTgtttattgcatttaaatcTGGATTTACAACAGAAAcgacaaattaaattcattaactACTATGTACAGTTGTTGACAAGTTTTAGGAAAAGCTTAAGCTTAAGTAcgtataagtatataaaaataaaatgtcaaaagttaattaataattttttgtacttaTTCAGTTGTGTTACAAAACATCAATGGATTCCACGCATTACTTTAACTTATTAGCCCTTGCAAAAGAATAAATTGTTGCATGATCACAGATTACACGCTGCCGCACCTTGACATTTGAGTCACGATTTCTATCGATAATGACAATGATAAAAAGCACATCACTAAAGTCATGTCACTTTAGaatgtatttttcattcaCCATCCAACGATTTGCTTTATGAACAAGAcctttataagtttaaaagatTCCCAATGtgtctaaaattatataaattactagttgTCACCCGCGGCTCcgttcgcgtggaattaaaataaaaacgtaattagtagcctaaatGTTCTTCCATagtatattctacatctataccaaattttgaGATATATTTAACCGTTCAGGACCATCCATCCGTATCATACTTCGACCACATCACCACTTACCATAGTGGGTTTGTGGTGAAACACTAGTTTATCCGATATCAATAAATCtatccatttatccatcctTCTAAACAttcatctttataatattaataagataaaaaatcgAACTCTGtaactgtaattttatgtaaatcaaattattttatttgctatacaatatagacaaaaaatttaatgtgaaAATTAGTTTCATATTCGTTCGAATCGTAAAGCATTTTACAAATCATTCATGTTAATTCGTGACCCAATTACGTAAACTCGCACGATGGTATAAGGAAACCTTGACATTATAGACACGATTTCTATCGACAAATAGATATTGAAATGATGACTTAGCACATCACTAATGTCTGATTTTGACATGTAATCGATgattttcttagaaattaattttaaacaccaAGGACGAtcaattttgtcaatttacttttacaaatattacttGGTAGTTATCATATTATGCAAAAATCGCCCGCTTTCCTTTACCATTAGtacaaataactatttaaaaaaataaaaaactaataaatccACTTCAGTACGTGTaaatatggattttttttttcgttgttCGTTGAAGTAATAATAGAAACAAGATATAAATTCTAAACTCGACTTCTAATTCCTAATCACGTTAaatgtattgtaattattttactaatattattagtttagATTTGTTCGAAAGTATCTCCAaacggttcaacagatcttgatgaaatttggtacagatgtagaacctagtctggaagaacacataggctattttttttaaattccgcgtggacggagtctcatgcgacagctagtatcaaataaaagttattaacctttttaattaatactcattcaattattattatttgtaataacataatagtatttattaatatagtccTTGCAATTtcgaatataattaaacataaatataaaattaatgtccATCAAATCTATTATACCTTTATCATacgtaattaaacaataaagtatttaaaacacGTAATAATGTTTTCTCTTCGACctatataatttgttaataaattgtataaacttgcaaatgaaagaaaaacattcgttaagattttttttttcattaatacggatttgttttaaaatattcatccCATGTTTTAGGTTGATAGCAAACGTTTATTTTGCCGGTCCGTTGGTTACGTCCTATCCATTGAAATATATCAGACCATCTCTTTATACCTTCATTACAagctattgtaaaatatattcagtgCGTAAACATTACTGATTTTTACCATTGATACCTTCTGGGTCAGTGTTTTTagtatctttttattttatatatcttgaTATGGGAAAGGATGTAATCTATATGGAAGCtaacaaaatgatttttttatacaatgcgATGATCATTAAGGTTAAGTGTCCGGTTGAAAATTATTGTTGTTCTTACGACAATTTGTGTGTACTTTCATTAAAGACAAAATATTAAGCATAGTTGTACATAGTTCGAAAATTCCCATACAGGTTTTAATACTaaagtagaaatatttttaaatatcttggcggctcttaacttcgtgcgagtcgctgcgcagaacacaatttagATGTAGCGGGGGGAGAGCACTGCGCAGCGCGCCGATGACCTTGgaccgccaagatatttgaaaagagttaTAGAATCTTGCTTTATCTGTTAGCAATGAGAATTAATGTAGACAGACAATAGAGCACAAGAGGAAAAGAAGACGGAGGAAAGTAAAGGTGGATTGTGTGAAAcagaatatatataagaaagaaagaagacgATTGATAGAAATATCGAAGagtaatacatattgtaaGAACCCttcgtaaataaaagaatagaGAATCATATTAGTTTAGTcccataaaaaatacttaaataaaataaattatcgacTTTCATTAATGGTAGACTCTTTTGTTTCAGATTGGTCAGAATATTTGACATACGATCAAATATACAACAGCACCAACTATGCGCAAATACCTGAGACACCTTACAGCATACAGCCATCACATAGTCATAGTACAATTAGATATAATGATAGAGATGACACCAAAGTTAATGTAAATAGCTTAAGAGCAAACGACAACTCTAGAAACAATCAGTTACTGGTTGGGTATTCACACGACCCTTACAGATACTCAATACCAGAGGGTGATTACATTAAAGGTGTGAGGTAAGTGTTactgtttttgttaattctcTTCATAGACTCTGTTATTGTCGATAAATTAATGTTGATACAATAGGAGTCACATAGTCTTGACAGAATGTGCGTGCCATTAGACACGGCGTGTACCACGAGTTTATTAATCCTGGATAGAAATGATGCTCAATCCCAAATAGAGATAGAAGTATCCACTTCAGGATTTCACGGTAGCTCTACAGATTACTATGTATaccgttttttatattttttacaggaACATAGACCCTAAGgcgtatataaataaaaatgaaagtcGCGGCAAGAGAGGAGTACTCCATTTGTATAACATGATATTCTGTGCTACGGGCTGCGAACCCTTGGCCTACAAAGGATATGGTTGCTACTGCGGCTTCCTTGGCTCAGGTCGACCTACTGATGGGATTGATAAGTAAGTCTGTGTAAATAATAGCACGTCATAGCATAGCATTTTTCATTCACTCATAACTAAATCAAGTGCCCTCTTCTGTTTCACATTTACTCACTCATTCAATTGTTCATTGCAACAGTTAACAAATTCTTCTTTATTGTCTTAAAGTCGTACAATGATTAGTTTAGTAGAAGATTtctaagatatatatatatatatatactagctgtcgcccgcgactccgtccgcgcgcagttaataagcttatatgacacgttcgtagatttaccatagcagcgccatctattgattacttactcaacccagtcgaaaggtatcgacatctgttagaatcatttggagttaacagataattgtgactgtcaaataataacagacaaataattagcaataaattaaaattgcgactataatttgagatttaaactatcctatctctcaagttggatcgaattgcacatggtgtgcgaattttattataatcggttaagtggtttaggagtccattgaggacaaacattgtgacacgagatttatatatattaagatattacTTTAATCATTTTGAATGTATCAACTTCTAGTTGCTGTCGACTCCACGACGAGTGCTACGAGAATATCTACTGTCCATTTTACACGGTGTACTTCCAACCCTACTATTGGAAATGCTACCACAACCAGCCGCTCTGTGCGCTAGAGAACTACCAGACACGACATAACTTTATTAACGGCTGTGCGGCACGACTCTGTGAATGTGACAGGAAGTTTGCAATGTGTGTCAAAAAATTCTCTTGTCCTAGAGGACGTGCACTTTGTCACTCTTCTCCGTTAAGATTATTGCAAAATTTACTCATGTTCAGATAGGgccatatttaataatagtgaatatttgttaccactaatttgtaatatttagaattatatGTTAATCTTTAATCttgtaaatacaaatgtctaacatattttaatgtaaataaaaatgaatgctaattttttacaatttcacgttctttttatttttcaacatttaaatatagatacaaaaaatcgcagataaaaataacataatgaaacatttaaattcgacaaacttttatataaatactagcttttacccgcgactccgtccacgcggaataaaaaatagaaaacggggtaaaaatcatcctatgtccgtttcctggttctaagctacctgcccaccaattttcagctaaatcagtttgaccgatcttgagttataaatagtgtaactaacacgactttcttttatatatatagattatgggTTTCCCTCACATAACATGTAAATGTGTAgtaatgtgaaaataaattaaaaacgctatcgaaattaatttaaatcgattcatcatcatatcatcatcatcagctcactgtatgtccccaccgaggggctcggagcctaccccaagttaggggtgactaggccatagtcaaccacgctggccaagtgcgggtgttggttgacttcacacatatcattgaatttcttctcagatatgtgcaggttgcatcacgatgttttccttcaccgtaagaacgtcggataaatgtacatatgttaatcgaaaaccgaaaaacacattggtacatgacgggattcgaacccaggacctgcagattgcaagtcaagtgttgaaacccctgagccaccgacgctcttaaaTCGATTGCCAATTGTTTAACCCTTACCTAGGTCAAAcaatttaacttcaaaaaattCCTTATCCAGCAAAATCgtgcttattattttaagtactttaatttgttttatggaAATAACGTACCTAGTTTATtgatttcttataattttaattgaattttaagtcGTAAAATAACGAATCAGATCCAGTGAGGACTATAAGTTGTAATACGATAGACGCacaaacacaatttaaaaatacttcttctattacttttgtattctaaaattttagaacaaaataataaaaattcttccCAAATTATATTGCTTACTATGAAATCATGTGTCGCCAATTATGCCCAATAGCCACTAACGAATAAACCTCACAATCGAATCGTATAATTACTCAACATGAGTATAAATAATCGATTAGTGTTACAcagaataataacaaaatttcgATTGCAAGAAAGCTTCATTAAAGACAGTGGtgaagttttaaaatcaaaaattattttgcgtATATTGAAgtcgtaagtatttttatattttctcttGCTAAACAAACTTTTTAGAGGCTCGAATCACATCACGCTTTTTAcctaaattaactttattaaaagatataaaacaattgaagccttttatatttttttgtttttttcagaTGCCAAAATATCAACAAATTCTTATAATTGCATTGACATTAGCACAGCTATGTTCAACTGCGACTATTCTTCGAAGAAATGGCGACGTACCAAAGAATTGTGAGCCACCAGAAAAGCCAATGTGTGCTTATTATTTCTatccatattattattactatccGGTTACGTAtccgttttattattattattatcctgCGTATATATACGGATAGACAAATTCGTTGTAAAACATAGCAATTTTCTTTAGAATAAATGGAATCCTGTATTTAATTGTAGtgttttaattctaattactttcaaacatttacagttaaataaataaataacaaactcCCATTTTGACCATAACGG
Above is a genomic segment from Papilio machaon chromosome 9, ilPapMach1.1, whole genome shotgun sequence containing:
- the LOC106712898 gene encoding otoconin-90 produces the protein MNLKKLKFDSLVFLVTLVLLVPSVFCKNWSEYLTYDQIYNSTNYAQIPETPYSIQPSHSHSTIRYNDRDDTKVNVNSLRANDNSRNNQLLVGYSHDPYRYSIPEGDYIKGVRNIDPKAYINKNESRGKRGVLHLYNMIFCATGCEPLAYKGYGCYCGFLGSGRPTDGIDNCCRLHDECYENIYCPFYTVYFQPYYWKCYHNQPLCALENYQTRHNFINGCAARLCECDRKFAMCVKKFSCPRGRALCHSSPLRLLQNLLMFR